Proteins from a genomic interval of Oreochromis aureus strain Israel breed Guangdong linkage group 6, ZZ_aureus, whole genome shotgun sequence:
- the poll gene encoding DNA polymerase lambda, with amino-acid sequence MFLYVWFHAIRGHWLLPSPEKMEPRLGIMKAFPKVKRAKVLQGKDAPPLKKTADDCDVTGNIFNGVTVYLLPAGIGNARCQIFQRQIQQNGGRTESSLSPGVTHVVVDDNMDSERALRLLKVDCMPSGVQLVKCTWLSLCISGKQLLDIASYSLLSPKSDSETKHEEIKKESLNIKPAAETVIEPVTDQEENTEMTVPDSKEEVRGEEDAVSQSDLEALITGQHPKEETPGPSLSLGPDTAAQKPVSGKWVCAQSSQSKSNNFNKHITDKLELLAKAYTHQGDKWRALGYSKAVNALKSYHKPVTSYQEACQIPGIGKRMADKIEEIMESGHLRKLDHIGEAVPVLELFMNIWGAGTKTAQLWYQQGFRTLDDIRTKAHLTNTQKIGLKHYNDFLDRMPREEAGAIEKVVRDAAQAIDPGLVAIACGSYRRGKATCGDVDVLISHPDGKSHRGIFTKVLQTLRDSGFLTDDLVSHEENGEQKKYMGVCRLAGHGQRHRRLDIIIVPYNEFACALMYFTGSAHFNRSMRALAKTKRMSLSEHSLNKDVVRQGSVKVHGGTPLPTLTEKDVFSLLGIPYREPHERDW; translated from the exons ATGTTCCTGTATGTATGGTTCCATGCGATCAGGG GCCACTGGCTCCTCCCATCACCAGAAAAGATGGAGCCTCGTCTTGGTATCATGAAAGCTTTTCCTAAAGTCAAAAGGGCAAAAGTGCTGCAGGGAAAGGATGCACCCCCACTGAAGAAGACAGCAGATGACTGTGATGTCACAG gaaacatttttaatggAGTGACGGTATACCTTCTGCCTGCTGGAATAGGAAATGCCAGATGCCAGATTTTCCAAAGACAAATTCAGCAGAATGGGGGACGAACGGAGAGTTCACTGAGTCCGGGTGTCACTCATGTTGTTGTGGACGACAACATGGACAGTGAAAGGGCTCTGCGCTTGCTGAAAGTAGATTGTATGCCCTCTGGAGTCCAACTGGTAAAATGCACCTGGCTGAGCTTGTGCATTAGTGGGAAACAGCTGCTAGATATAGCCAGCTACAGCCTTCTTTCACCCAAAAG TGACTCTGAAACAAAGcatgaagaaattaaaaaagagTCACTAAATATCAAACCTGCTGCAGAAACTGTGATCGAGCCAGTGACTGATCAAGAGGAGAACACAGAAATG ACAGTCCCAGACAGCAAAGAGGAAGTGCGGGGAGAAGAAGACGCCGTCTCTCAGAGTGATCTGGAAGCTCTCATCACTGGCCAGCACCCCAAAGAGGAGACCCCTGGCCCCAGCCTCTCCCTTGGTCCAGATACTGCTGCTCAGAAGCCAGTATCGGGGAAGTGGGTCTGTGCCCAGTCCTCTCAGTCCAAAAGTAATAACTTCAACAAGCACATCACAGACAAACTTGAATTGCTGGCCAAGGCCTACACACATCAGGGAGACAAGTGGAGAGCGCTGGGCTACTCCAAGGCTGTCAACGCACTGAAAAGCTACCATAAACCCGTTACATCATATCAG GAAGCTTGTCAGATCCCAGGAATAGGAAAACGCATGGCTGACAAAATTGAAGAGATTATGGAGAGCGGTCATTTGCGGAAGCTTGATCACATTGGTGAGGCTGTGCCAGTGCTGGAGCTTTTCATGAACATCTGGGGTGCTGGGACTAAGACCGCACAACTGTGGTACCAACAG GGATTTCGTACTTTGGACGATATTCGTACAAAAGCCCACCTGACAAACACTCAGAAAATAGGACTCAAGCACTACAATGACTTCCTAGACCGAATGCCCAGAGAAGAAGCAGGAGCCATAGAAAAAGTG GTGAGGGATGCTGCACAAGCCATCGACCCTGGCCTGGTGGCAATAGCATGTGGCTCCTATCGTCGGGGAAAAGCCACATGTGGAGATGTTGATGTACTTATATCTCACCCTGATGGCAAGTCCCACAGGGGCATTTTTACTAAAGTCTTACAGACACTCCGTGACAGTG GGTTTTTAACCGATGACCTGGTGAGCCACGAGGAGAACGGTGAGCAGAAGAAATACATGGGTGTGTGCCGTTTGGCGGGGCATGGCCAACGCCATCGCAGGCTGGATATCATCATAGTGCCCTACAATGAGTTTGCTTGTGCTCTGATGTATTTCACTGGGTCGGCACACTTTAACCGCTCAATGAGAGCCTtggcaaagacaaaaagaatgAGCTTATCAGAGCACTCACTGAACAAAGACGTGGTACGTCAAGGCAGCGTGAAGGTGCATGGTGGCACTCCACTTCCCACACTGACAGAGAAGGATGTTTTTAGCCTTTTAGGCATACCCTACAGAGAGCCCCATGAAAGGGACTGGTGA